From Ictidomys tridecemlineatus isolate mIctTri1 chromosome 2, mIctTri1.hap1, whole genome shotgun sequence, the proteins below share one genomic window:
- the Matk gene encoding megakaryocyte-associated tyrosine-protein kinase isoform X5, translating into MPTRRWAPGTQCITKCEHTRPKPGELAFRKGDVVTILEACENKSWYRAKHHASGQEGLLAAGALREREALSADPKLSLMPWFHGKISGQEAVQQLQPPEDGLFLVRESARHPGDYVLCVSFGRDVIHYRVLHRDGHLTIDEAVCFCNLMDMVEHYSKDKGAICTKLVRPKRKQGTRSAEEELAKAGWLLDLQHLTLGAQIGEGEFGAVLQGEYLGQKVAVKNIKCDVTAQAFLDETAVMTKLQHKNLVRLLGVILHQGLYIVMEHVSKGNLVNFLRTRGRALVNNAQLLQFSLHVAEGMEYLESKKLVHRDLAARNILVSEDLVAKVSDFGLAKAERKGLDSSRLPVKWTAPEALKHGKFSSKSDVWSFGVLLWEVFSYGRAPYPKMSLKEVSEAVEKGYRMEPPEGCPGPVHALMGSCWEAEPSRRPPFRKVAEKLTRELRSLGTSATVGAQDADVSTPPRSQEP; encoded by the exons ATGCCGACC AGGCGCTGGGCCCCGGGCACTCAGTGCATCACCAAGTGCGAGCACACGCGCCCCAAGCCGGGGGAGCTGGCCTTCCGCAAGGGCGACGTGGTCACCATCCTGGAGGCCTGCGAG AACAAGAGCTGGTACCGAGCCAAGCACCACGCCAGCGGCCAGGAGGGGCTGCTGGCGGCCGGCGCGCTGCGGGAGCGCGAGGCCCTGTCGGCGGACCCCAAGCTCAGCCTCATGCC GTGGTTCCACGGGAAGATCTCGGGCCAGGAGGCGGTGCAGCAGCTGCAGCCCCCCGAGGACGGGCTGTTCCTGGTGCGCGAGTCGGCGCGGCACCCCGGCGACTACGTGCTGTGCGTGAGCTTCGGCCGCGACGTCATCCACTACCGCGTGCTGCACCGCGACGGGCACCTCACCATCGATGAGGCCGTCTGCTTCTGCAATCTCATGGACATGGTGGAG CACTACAGCAAGGACAAGGGTGCCATCTGCACGAAGTTGGTGAGGCCCAAGAGGAAGCAGGGCACCCGGTCCGCGGAGGAGGAGCTGGCCAAGG CCGGCTGGCTCCTGGACCTGCAGCACCTGACGCTGGGGGCGCAGATCGGAGAGGGAGAGTTTGGAG CTGTCCTGCAGGGCGAGTACCTGGGGCAGAAGGTGGCCGTGAAGAACATCAAGTGCGACGTGACAGCCCAGGCCTTCCTGGACGAGACCGCGGTCATGAC GAAGCTGCAGCACAAGAACCTGGTGCGGCTCCTGGGCGTGATCCTGCACCAGGGGCTCTACATCGTCATGGAGCACGTGAGCAAG GGCAACCTGGTGAACTTCCTGCGCACCCGCGGCCGGGCCCTGGTGAACAACGCCCAGCTCCTGCAGTTCTCGCT GCATGTGGCAGAGGGCATGGAGTACCTGGAGAGCAAGAAGCTGGTGCACCGAGACCTGGCCGCCCGCAACATCCTGGTCTCTGAGGACCTGGTGGCCAAGGTCAGTGACTTCGGCCTGGCCAAAGCTGAGCGGAAGGGGCTGGACTCAAGCCGGCTGCCTGTCAAGTGGACAGCGCCTGAGGCTCTCAAACATGGG AAGTTCTCCAGCAAGTCGGACGTCTGGAGTTTTGGGGTGCTGCTGTGGGAGGTCTTCTCATACGGACGGGCTCCATACCCCAAGATG TCGCTGAAGGAGGTGTCGGAGGCCGTGGAGAAGGGCTACCGCATGGAGCCCCCCGAGGGCTGCCCTGGGCCCGTGCACGCCCTCATGGGCAGCTGCTGGGAGGCAGAGCCCTCCCGCCGGCCACCCTTCCGCAAGGTGGCAGAGAAGCTGACCCGGGAGCTACGCAGTCTGGGCACCTCGGCCACCGTGGGGGCACAGGACGCCGACGTGTCCACTCCGCCCCGAAGCCAGGAGCCGTGA
- the Matk gene encoding megakaryocyte-associated tyrosine-protein kinase isoform X4 produces MAGRTSMVSRLALYGCDSTKEPPRVSSRLLGAWHPPPITVRMPTRRWAPGTQCITKCEHTRPKPGELAFRKGDVVTILEACENKSWYRAKHHASGQEGLLAAGALREREALSADPKLSLMPWFHGKISGQEAVQQLQPPEDGLFLVRESARHPGDYVLCVSFGRDVIHYRVLHRDGHLTIDEAVCFCNLMDMVEHYSKDKGAICTKLVRPKRKQGTRSAEEELAKAGWLLDLQHLTLGAQIGEGEFGAVLQGEYLGQKVAVKNIKCDVTAQAFLDETAVMTKLQHKNLVRLLGVILHQGLYIVMEHGNLVNFLRTRGRALVNNAQLLQFSLHVAEGMEYLESKKLVHRDLAARNILVSEDLVAKVSDFGLAKAERKGLDSSRLPVKWTAPEALKHGKFSSKSDVWSFGVLLWEVFSYGRAPYPKMSLKEVSEAVEKGYRMEPPEGCPGPVHALMGSCWEAEPSRRPPFRKVAEKLTRELRSLGTSATVGAQDADVSTPPRSQEP; encoded by the exons ATGGCAGGACGAACCTCCATGGTCTCCAGGCTGGCATTGTATGGCTGTGACTCGACTAAGGAGCCTCCCCGG gtGAGCTCTCGCCTTTTGGGGGCCTGGCACCCCCCACCCATCACAGTCAGGATGCCGACC AGGCGCTGGGCCCCGGGCACTCAGTGCATCACCAAGTGCGAGCACACGCGCCCCAAGCCGGGGGAGCTGGCCTTCCGCAAGGGCGACGTGGTCACCATCCTGGAGGCCTGCGAG AACAAGAGCTGGTACCGAGCCAAGCACCACGCCAGCGGCCAGGAGGGGCTGCTGGCGGCCGGCGCGCTGCGGGAGCGCGAGGCCCTGTCGGCGGACCCCAAGCTCAGCCTCATGCC GTGGTTCCACGGGAAGATCTCGGGCCAGGAGGCGGTGCAGCAGCTGCAGCCCCCCGAGGACGGGCTGTTCCTGGTGCGCGAGTCGGCGCGGCACCCCGGCGACTACGTGCTGTGCGTGAGCTTCGGCCGCGACGTCATCCACTACCGCGTGCTGCACCGCGACGGGCACCTCACCATCGATGAGGCCGTCTGCTTCTGCAATCTCATGGACATGGTGGAG CACTACAGCAAGGACAAGGGTGCCATCTGCACGAAGTTGGTGAGGCCCAAGAGGAAGCAGGGCACCCGGTCCGCGGAGGAGGAGCTGGCCAAGG CCGGCTGGCTCCTGGACCTGCAGCACCTGACGCTGGGGGCGCAGATCGGAGAGGGAGAGTTTGGAG CTGTCCTGCAGGGCGAGTACCTGGGGCAGAAGGTGGCCGTGAAGAACATCAAGTGCGACGTGACAGCCCAGGCCTTCCTGGACGAGACCGCGGTCATGAC GAAGCTGCAGCACAAGAACCTGGTGCGGCTCCTGGGCGTGATCCTGCACCAGGGGCTCTACATCGTCATGGAGCAC GGCAACCTGGTGAACTTCCTGCGCACCCGCGGCCGGGCCCTGGTGAACAACGCCCAGCTCCTGCAGTTCTCGCT GCATGTGGCAGAGGGCATGGAGTACCTGGAGAGCAAGAAGCTGGTGCACCGAGACCTGGCCGCCCGCAACATCCTGGTCTCTGAGGACCTGGTGGCCAAGGTCAGTGACTTCGGCCTGGCCAAAGCTGAGCGGAAGGGGCTGGACTCAAGCCGGCTGCCTGTCAAGTGGACAGCGCCTGAGGCTCTCAAACATGGG AAGTTCTCCAGCAAGTCGGACGTCTGGAGTTTTGGGGTGCTGCTGTGGGAGGTCTTCTCATACGGACGGGCTCCATACCCCAAGATG TCGCTGAAGGAGGTGTCGGAGGCCGTGGAGAAGGGCTACCGCATGGAGCCCCCCGAGGGCTGCCCTGGGCCCGTGCACGCCCTCATGGGCAGCTGCTGGGAGGCAGAGCCCTCCCGCCGGCCACCCTTCCGCAAGGTGGCAGAGAAGCTGACCCGGGAGCTACGCAGTCTGGGCACCTCGGCCACCGTGGGGGCACAGGACGCCGACGTGTCCACTCCGCCCCGAAGCCAGGAGCCGTGA
- the Matk gene encoding megakaryocyte-associated tyrosine-protein kinase isoform X1 produces MAGRTSMVSRLALYGCDSTKEPPRVSSRLLGAWHPPPITVRMPTRRWAPGTQCITKCEHTRPKPGELAFRKGDVVTILEACENKSWYRAKHHASGQEGLLAAGALREREALSADPKLSLMPWFHGKISGQEAVQQLQPPEDGLFLVRESARHPGDYVLCVSFGRDVIHYRVLHRDGHLTIDEAVCFCNLMDMVEHYSKDKGAICTKLVRPKRKQGTRSAEEELAKAGWLLDLQHLTLGAQIGEGEFGAVLQGEYLGQKVAVKNIKCDVTAQAFLDETAVMTKLQHKNLVRLLGVILHQGLYIVMEHVSKGNLVNFLRTRGRALVNNAQLLQFSLHVAEGMEYLESKKLVHRDLAARNILVSEDLVAKVSDFGLAKAERKGLDSSRLPVKWTAPEALKHGKFSSKSDVWSFGVLLWEVFSYGRAPYPKMSLKEVSEAVEKGYRMEPPEGCPGPVHALMGSCWEAEPSRRPPFRKVAEKLTRELRSLGTSATVGAQDADVSTPPRSQEP; encoded by the exons ATGGCAGGACGAACCTCCATGGTCTCCAGGCTGGCATTGTATGGCTGTGACTCGACTAAGGAGCCTCCCCGG gtGAGCTCTCGCCTTTTGGGGGCCTGGCACCCCCCACCCATCACAGTCAGGATGCCGACC AGGCGCTGGGCCCCGGGCACTCAGTGCATCACCAAGTGCGAGCACACGCGCCCCAAGCCGGGGGAGCTGGCCTTCCGCAAGGGCGACGTGGTCACCATCCTGGAGGCCTGCGAG AACAAGAGCTGGTACCGAGCCAAGCACCACGCCAGCGGCCAGGAGGGGCTGCTGGCGGCCGGCGCGCTGCGGGAGCGCGAGGCCCTGTCGGCGGACCCCAAGCTCAGCCTCATGCC GTGGTTCCACGGGAAGATCTCGGGCCAGGAGGCGGTGCAGCAGCTGCAGCCCCCCGAGGACGGGCTGTTCCTGGTGCGCGAGTCGGCGCGGCACCCCGGCGACTACGTGCTGTGCGTGAGCTTCGGCCGCGACGTCATCCACTACCGCGTGCTGCACCGCGACGGGCACCTCACCATCGATGAGGCCGTCTGCTTCTGCAATCTCATGGACATGGTGGAG CACTACAGCAAGGACAAGGGTGCCATCTGCACGAAGTTGGTGAGGCCCAAGAGGAAGCAGGGCACCCGGTCCGCGGAGGAGGAGCTGGCCAAGG CCGGCTGGCTCCTGGACCTGCAGCACCTGACGCTGGGGGCGCAGATCGGAGAGGGAGAGTTTGGAG CTGTCCTGCAGGGCGAGTACCTGGGGCAGAAGGTGGCCGTGAAGAACATCAAGTGCGACGTGACAGCCCAGGCCTTCCTGGACGAGACCGCGGTCATGAC GAAGCTGCAGCACAAGAACCTGGTGCGGCTCCTGGGCGTGATCCTGCACCAGGGGCTCTACATCGTCATGGAGCACGTGAGCAAG GGCAACCTGGTGAACTTCCTGCGCACCCGCGGCCGGGCCCTGGTGAACAACGCCCAGCTCCTGCAGTTCTCGCT GCATGTGGCAGAGGGCATGGAGTACCTGGAGAGCAAGAAGCTGGTGCACCGAGACCTGGCCGCCCGCAACATCCTGGTCTCTGAGGACCTGGTGGCCAAGGTCAGTGACTTCGGCCTGGCCAAAGCTGAGCGGAAGGGGCTGGACTCAAGCCGGCTGCCTGTCAAGTGGACAGCGCCTGAGGCTCTCAAACATGGG AAGTTCTCCAGCAAGTCGGACGTCTGGAGTTTTGGGGTGCTGCTGTGGGAGGTCTTCTCATACGGACGGGCTCCATACCCCAAGATG TCGCTGAAGGAGGTGTCGGAGGCCGTGGAGAAGGGCTACCGCATGGAGCCCCCCGAGGGCTGCCCTGGGCCCGTGCACGCCCTCATGGGCAGCTGCTGGGAGGCAGAGCCCTCCCGCCGGCCACCCTTCCGCAAGGTGGCAGAGAAGCTGACCCGGGAGCTACGCAGTCTGGGCACCTCGGCCACCGTGGGGGCACAGGACGCCGACGTGTCCACTCCGCCCCGAAGCCAGGAGCCGTGA
- the Matk gene encoding megakaryocyte-associated tyrosine-protein kinase isoform X3 — translation MRVHGPAWGSARPGGPASGAQVSSRLLGAWHPPPITVRMPTRRWAPGTQCITKCEHTRPKPGELAFRKGDVVTILEACENKSWYRAKHHASGQEGLLAAGALREREALSADPKLSLMPWFHGKISGQEAVQQLQPPEDGLFLVRESARHPGDYVLCVSFGRDVIHYRVLHRDGHLTIDEAVCFCNLMDMVEHYSKDKGAICTKLVRPKRKQGTRSAEEELAKAGWLLDLQHLTLGAQIGEGEFGAVLQGEYLGQKVAVKNIKCDVTAQAFLDETAVMTKLQHKNLVRLLGVILHQGLYIVMEHVSKGNLVNFLRTRGRALVNNAQLLQFSLHVAEGMEYLESKKLVHRDLAARNILVSEDLVAKVSDFGLAKAERKGLDSSRLPVKWTAPEALKHGKFSSKSDVWSFGVLLWEVFSYGRAPYPKMSLKEVSEAVEKGYRMEPPEGCPGPVHALMGSCWEAEPSRRPPFRKVAEKLTRELRSLGTSATVGAQDADVSTPPRSQEP, via the exons ATGCGTGTGCACGGCCCTGCGTGGGGCTCTGCGCGCCCGGGTGGCCCAGCGTCTGGCGCCCAG gtGAGCTCTCGCCTTTTGGGGGCCTGGCACCCCCCACCCATCACAGTCAGGATGCCGACC AGGCGCTGGGCCCCGGGCACTCAGTGCATCACCAAGTGCGAGCACACGCGCCCCAAGCCGGGGGAGCTGGCCTTCCGCAAGGGCGACGTGGTCACCATCCTGGAGGCCTGCGAG AACAAGAGCTGGTACCGAGCCAAGCACCACGCCAGCGGCCAGGAGGGGCTGCTGGCGGCCGGCGCGCTGCGGGAGCGCGAGGCCCTGTCGGCGGACCCCAAGCTCAGCCTCATGCC GTGGTTCCACGGGAAGATCTCGGGCCAGGAGGCGGTGCAGCAGCTGCAGCCCCCCGAGGACGGGCTGTTCCTGGTGCGCGAGTCGGCGCGGCACCCCGGCGACTACGTGCTGTGCGTGAGCTTCGGCCGCGACGTCATCCACTACCGCGTGCTGCACCGCGACGGGCACCTCACCATCGATGAGGCCGTCTGCTTCTGCAATCTCATGGACATGGTGGAG CACTACAGCAAGGACAAGGGTGCCATCTGCACGAAGTTGGTGAGGCCCAAGAGGAAGCAGGGCACCCGGTCCGCGGAGGAGGAGCTGGCCAAGG CCGGCTGGCTCCTGGACCTGCAGCACCTGACGCTGGGGGCGCAGATCGGAGAGGGAGAGTTTGGAG CTGTCCTGCAGGGCGAGTACCTGGGGCAGAAGGTGGCCGTGAAGAACATCAAGTGCGACGTGACAGCCCAGGCCTTCCTGGACGAGACCGCGGTCATGAC GAAGCTGCAGCACAAGAACCTGGTGCGGCTCCTGGGCGTGATCCTGCACCAGGGGCTCTACATCGTCATGGAGCACGTGAGCAAG GGCAACCTGGTGAACTTCCTGCGCACCCGCGGCCGGGCCCTGGTGAACAACGCCCAGCTCCTGCAGTTCTCGCT GCATGTGGCAGAGGGCATGGAGTACCTGGAGAGCAAGAAGCTGGTGCACCGAGACCTGGCCGCCCGCAACATCCTGGTCTCTGAGGACCTGGTGGCCAAGGTCAGTGACTTCGGCCTGGCCAAAGCTGAGCGGAAGGGGCTGGACTCAAGCCGGCTGCCTGTCAAGTGGACAGCGCCTGAGGCTCTCAAACATGGG AAGTTCTCCAGCAAGTCGGACGTCTGGAGTTTTGGGGTGCTGCTGTGGGAGGTCTTCTCATACGGACGGGCTCCATACCCCAAGATG TCGCTGAAGGAGGTGTCGGAGGCCGTGGAGAAGGGCTACCGCATGGAGCCCCCCGAGGGCTGCCCTGGGCCCGTGCACGCCCTCATGGGCAGCTGCTGGGAGGCAGAGCCCTCCCGCCGGCCACCCTTCCGCAAGGTGGCAGAGAAGCTGACCCGGGAGCTACGCAGTCTGGGCACCTCGGCCACCGTGGGGGCACAGGACGCCGACGTGTCCACTCCGCCCCGAAGCCAGGAGCCGTGA
- the Matk gene encoding megakaryocyte-associated tyrosine-protein kinase isoform X2, which produces MPTRRWAPGTQCITKCEHTRPKPGELAFRKGDVVTILEACENKSWYRAKHHASGQEGLLAAGALREREALSADPKLSLMPWFHGKISGQEAVQQLQPPEDGLFLVRESARHPGDYVLCVSFGRDVIHYRVLHRDGHLTIDEAVCFCNLMDMVEHYSKDKGAICTKLVRPKRKQGTRSAEEELAKAGWLLDLQHLTLGAQIGEGEFGAVLQGEYLGQKVAVKNIKCDVTAQAFLDETAVMTKLQHKNLVRLLGVILHQGLYIVMEHGNLVNFLRTRGRALVNNAQLLQFSLHVAEGMEYLESKKLVHRDLAARNILVSEDLVAKVSDFGLAKAERKGLDSSRLPVKWTAPEALKHGKFSSKSDVWSFGVLLWEVFSYGRAPYPKMSLKEVSEAVEKGYRMEPPEGCPGPVHALMGSCWEAEPSRRPPFRKVAEKLTRELRSLGTSATVGAQDADVSTPPRSQEP; this is translated from the exons ATGCCGACC AGGCGCTGGGCCCCGGGCACTCAGTGCATCACCAAGTGCGAGCACACGCGCCCCAAGCCGGGGGAGCTGGCCTTCCGCAAGGGCGACGTGGTCACCATCCTGGAGGCCTGCGAG AACAAGAGCTGGTACCGAGCCAAGCACCACGCCAGCGGCCAGGAGGGGCTGCTGGCGGCCGGCGCGCTGCGGGAGCGCGAGGCCCTGTCGGCGGACCCCAAGCTCAGCCTCATGCC GTGGTTCCACGGGAAGATCTCGGGCCAGGAGGCGGTGCAGCAGCTGCAGCCCCCCGAGGACGGGCTGTTCCTGGTGCGCGAGTCGGCGCGGCACCCCGGCGACTACGTGCTGTGCGTGAGCTTCGGCCGCGACGTCATCCACTACCGCGTGCTGCACCGCGACGGGCACCTCACCATCGATGAGGCCGTCTGCTTCTGCAATCTCATGGACATGGTGGAG CACTACAGCAAGGACAAGGGTGCCATCTGCACGAAGTTGGTGAGGCCCAAGAGGAAGCAGGGCACCCGGTCCGCGGAGGAGGAGCTGGCCAAGG CCGGCTGGCTCCTGGACCTGCAGCACCTGACGCTGGGGGCGCAGATCGGAGAGGGAGAGTTTGGAG CTGTCCTGCAGGGCGAGTACCTGGGGCAGAAGGTGGCCGTGAAGAACATCAAGTGCGACGTGACAGCCCAGGCCTTCCTGGACGAGACCGCGGTCATGAC GAAGCTGCAGCACAAGAACCTGGTGCGGCTCCTGGGCGTGATCCTGCACCAGGGGCTCTACATCGTCATGGAGCAC GGCAACCTGGTGAACTTCCTGCGCACCCGCGGCCGGGCCCTGGTGAACAACGCCCAGCTCCTGCAGTTCTCGCT GCATGTGGCAGAGGGCATGGAGTACCTGGAGAGCAAGAAGCTGGTGCACCGAGACCTGGCCGCCCGCAACATCCTGGTCTCTGAGGACCTGGTGGCCAAGGTCAGTGACTTCGGCCTGGCCAAAGCTGAGCGGAAGGGGCTGGACTCAAGCCGGCTGCCTGTCAAGTGGACAGCGCCTGAGGCTCTCAAACATGGG AAGTTCTCCAGCAAGTCGGACGTCTGGAGTTTTGGGGTGCTGCTGTGGGAGGTCTTCTCATACGGACGGGCTCCATACCCCAAGATG TCGCTGAAGGAGGTGTCGGAGGCCGTGGAGAAGGGCTACCGCATGGAGCCCCCCGAGGGCTGCCCTGGGCCCGTGCACGCCCTCATGGGCAGCTGCTGGGAGGCAGAGCCCTCCCGCCGGCCACCCTTCCGCAAGGTGGCAGAGAAGCTGACCCGGGAGCTACGCAGTCTGGGCACCTCGGCCACCGTGGGGGCACAGGACGCCGACGTGTCCACTCCGCCCCGAAGCCAGGAGCCGTGA